The Devosia sp. MC521 genome segment TCCTATGAACTTGCAGCGCATGTCGACGCGTCTGGCCTATCGGAGACAGAATGGGCGCCTATATTCTCCGCCGCCTTTTGCTGATGATACCGACCGTGTTCGGCATCATGGCCATTTCTTTTCTGATCACCCAATTTGCCCCGGGCGGCCCGGTTGAACAGGCACTCGCCAACCTTTCCGGCCAGAACAATGGCGGCATAATGGAGCGCGTCACAGGGGGCGGCAGCGATCAAATCTCACCACCGAGCAGCAACCAAGGCCCCAACGCCACTGGCTATCGCGGCTCCCAAGGTCTCCCGCCTGAACTGGTCGACAGAATCGAAAAGCAGTTCGGCTTCGATAAGCCGCCGCTCGAGCGCTTCTTCTCCATGATCGGCAATTACCTGCGCTTCGACTTTGGCGAGAGCTATTATCGGGACATCTCGGTCATTGATCTCATCCTTGAGAAAATGCCGGTGTCGATCTCGCTCGGTTTGTGGATGACCATTATCTCCTACGGCATCTCCATTCCCCTCGGCATTGCCAAGGCCACTCGCGATGGGTCGCGCTTTGACGTCTGGACCTCCACCATCGTCATCATCGGCTATGCCGTGCCCGGCTTTCTCATCGCCATTGCCTTTATCGTGCTCTTTGCCGGCGGCAGTTTCTGGCAAATCTTCCCACTGCGTGGTCTCACCTCGCCCGGATTTGCCCTGATGCCGTGGTGGCAGCAAATCCTCGATTACGCTTGGCATATGGTGCTGCCCATCACCGCCATGGGCTTTGGGGCTTTCGCCACTTCGACGCTCCTCACCAAGAATTCCTTCTTGGATGAGATCTCCAAGCAATATGTCACAACCGCGCGCGCCAAAGGCCTCACCGAACATCGCGTTCTCTATGGCCACGTTTTCCGCAACGCGATGATGCTGATCATCGCTGGCTTCCCCGGCGCTTTCATCGGCGCTTTCTTTGGCGGGTCCTTGCTGATCGAAACCATCTTCTCACTAGATGGCCTTGGCCTTTTGAGTTTTGAATCGATCATCAACCGCGACTACCCGGTGGTGTTCGGCACGCTCTACATCTTCTCGCTTCTTGGCCTCGTCATCAGCCTTATCTCAGACCTCACTTACATGTGGGTCGATCCACGCATTGATTTCGAGAGCCGTGGCCAATGAGCAAGCTCTCGCC includes the following:
- a CDS encoding microcin C ABC transporter permease YejB — encoded protein: MGAYILRRLLLMIPTVFGIMAISFLITQFAPGGPVEQALANLSGQNNGGIMERVTGGGSDQISPPSSNQGPNATGYRGSQGLPPELVDRIEKQFGFDKPPLERFFSMIGNYLRFDFGESYYRDISVIDLILEKMPVSISLGLWMTIISYGISIPLGIAKATRDGSRFDVWTSTIVIIGYAVPGFLIAIAFIVLFAGGSFWQIFPLRGLTSPGFALMPWWQQILDYAWHMVLPITAMGFGAFATSTLLTKNSFLDEISKQYVTTARAKGLTEHRVLYGHVFRNAMMLIIAGFPGAFIGAFFGGSLLIETIFSLDGLGLLSFESIINRDYPVVFGTLYIFSLLGLVISLISDLTYMWVDPRIDFESRGQ